The Gossypium arboreum isolate Shixiya-1 chromosome 2, ASM2569848v2, whole genome shotgun sequence region taatttataacTAGTATTTTATGTAATTCAATCCGGTGATACCTTAGGCCTTTTAGCTAAGTACGGCCAGATTGAATTGTTCAATTGTGGGCTTCCCAATGGGATCTTAAGCTTCTTCCTTTCATGACAAATATATagaaaagatattgagatttCCATGTCATTTGGAGATTTTTCCAATTTGAAAGTTCATGCTTGCCTTTTCAGACGAGGAGTGTTCAATGAAAATTGAAAATCTAGTACCATAAAAACAAATCCATAGCTATTATCTTGtaaagttgatattttgaatagCTATGGCAAACAAAGAAATCATTTCAACTTGCATATAAATATATGCAAGTCTAGAAGCTCGGTTAGTTTGGATATTAATCAGTCTATCCCTGAGGTGATTGATGATTTTAATAATCTCAATTTAAATTATATAGTCTATCTGGTTCATTAGCTAAATTTGGATCGGATTCATGTATCATATCTAATTCATAcatataattgtttaagtttgatTCGATCTAAAATATGAATTTCACATAGTTTAAGTTAATTACACCAGGCATTAGTTTGAGTTAATAACACCAGGCATTCCTAAACTATGACCATCATTTTCAATTAGTTCTTAAACTTTAAAGCATTCTACTTACATCTCTAAACTATCGAGGTTATATCAATATGGTCTTTCCGTTACTAAAATCGTTAATTTAATAGTTAACTTGGAATCATATCTCgtgtgacataatttaaaatgaacttaaaaaaaaaatcaatattgtGGACATGAGTGTTGTAAAAATCTTGATTTTGAGGTTTTCGAAGCTTTTATAGAAATGTTATCGCTCACCCTCTCTTTtttcagttttattttatttttagtttttacttttaaaagttatgtGACAatgttttactttattttaaaattttatcttaaatTATGCCACATAAGATTTGAAGTGtcatttaatggttaaattaactattttaataatgaaaggacttGATTGATATAATATTGATAATTTTGAAGTataattaaaatgttttgaaGTTTAGGGGCCAATTTAGAATGAGAGACATAGTTGGAGATGTCTAGtgcaattaaattaaaatatttataagtatGCTCATATTTGTAAAATGCCTAAGGTAAAATGGAGAGATTAAAATTAGTGGTGAGATATATATTTGGATTCAATCAAAACGGTAGCGAGAGATAATTtagagtaaaaaaaaattattaaaacattaaattaaaatgtatataataaaaataatttatttgttatttgtaaaattaataaataattaaattatatattaaataattattttattaaatgatttttattatttatgtaatattttgtttttattattgataattttataataaaaatacgtatttaattattatatatattttaagttataagaaactaaattttatatatttactgtgtaaaaatattatatttttatttcttaattaatacataaaccaatttttttgaaaaaaactaaAAGTTGTAtgaaaaacaaaaatcaaataaaGGACCAACATATAAATAGGAATTTTGATTGGGCTGCTCTTTTTCTGATTGTACCCTTGACCCTGGTTATAAATTGGATGGACAGTGCTGGTCTGTGGATAGTAATCCATGGTAATTGTTACTTGTAACTGTCattataatttaatcatcattttataatttttaaagttgaataatcaaaatataaatttactaataaaatAGTGACCTTGAGTGTAATTTACCTTTTTTACCTTTAACTCATTTAAGGTTGttgatattattattttatatgtatttttaaaatataaccttttaatttaatatctaataaTTATAGATATCTTAACCATCATATATActtttttgatttattaaaattttaaaattaaataatttaatatatttttaatttttatattatatctttatatatttaattttcatgtcATATgcattacataatatataaaagaaaagaaaaagtaatataTTAAAACTAGAAAATGAGTTAAGATAGGGCCGGgtcaaatttttagttttaaGAATTAGAGTTCCAGTGCCATTCAAATTTTATAAAGAGTTTTTTTATTACCTAAACTCATTTTCTAAGTCTAGTATTTTTATCTTAATCTTGTCAAATTTTAGAGGAATTTTCAAACTTGAACGAATATTTCTATCCATAGATAATTATATCAAAATTTGTTtctaatatttttcataaaaataaaagtatataaaattttaattgcaacCAACAACCAACACAAACGAACATATGCATTGTAAATATCAAACTAGATAAAAAAATATTACAAGGTTGTAGTAGGATCTGAAAAACACCAtagatataaaattttattttttgcttaATACAGTAGAGCTGCCAGCAATTAGTTCTCAAACGAAAACACTTTTATTGAGGAAGGGATAACTCAATTGGGGAAACAAGGCTGATAATTGTGTTCATGACATTGATGAACCCTTGGAATTAAGAAACTGTACGTAGCATCATGTTTTTGAATTCTTCAAAATCAATCATGCCATCCAAGTTGGTGTCATAGAAGCAAATCATGTTCCTGCAATCTTTGCCTTGCTTTTCATCCCATAAACCAAGTCTTACCAACACGCTTTGAAGCTCCTCACATGAAATGAAGCCATCACCATTCAAGTCAAACACCTTGAATGCCTTGGCAAGGTCACTGTCTCCatgatcatcatcatcatcaccgcCACCATGGACCATCATTATTTCCTCTTCCTCCTCCTCATCATCAATGGCTGCCTCAATCTTGATGTTGTGGTTGGAGATGGAATCATAGAAGAACAAGAATTCTTCAAAGCCAAGACAAGGTTTTCCCACTAAGGACTCCAATTCTTCAAGGTTAAACTGGACTTCGATTCTCTCAAGCAACCAATTAAGCTCCTCCAGGCTAACCAAGCCATCCCCATTCTTGTCAAGCTTCTCGAAAATCCGTCGCAAGTCGTTCTTGCTAAGGGGAGACATGTTGTCAAAGGGAATATCACCATTAACATGAAATGCTTGAAGCTTGGTACTTCTGTGTATCAACCAGTTATGATGAAAGCAGAGTGACGGGTGTTTTGCTATTTATAATGCAAATTATTGGGTAACGAAGCTTGCAAGAAGTTTCCTATGGAAAATTATGGAAGGAAAGatagatatatgtgtatatatatatatatatatatatatatttcctgataaattgtattttcatttttcttttaaatgtGGTCTTCATTCATCTAAGTCCTTTTCATTGTCTTTATTTTGCTGCTGGCTGAAACACTCGTCATTAATGGGAGAAAATTCTAGTCCCAAATTTTGGATCTTGTACAAATATCATATATTTgtttttagggtaaactacaaaaataatcacttatgtttgaaatgttacgttttagtcacttatattatcgttttgttacgaagtggtcactctatcattaagttccgttatctcccTAACGGCAATACTACATGGCaatccaaatgggttttaaatacCAACTTAGATATCCAACTGGGATGAcaataggtttttaattaaataaatttaattaattaaaaattttaaattatttataccttGAACTGGAAAAGAATAAATGTtcgtctcttttttttttttagttttcttttccgTTTTGACTAAAAAAACTATTCTCATCCTAGTTGGACATCTAAGTTGgtatttaaaacccatttggactgcCACATAAGATTGTCTTTAGGGAGGTAATGGAGCTTAACGGCagagtgactaaaacgtaacatttcaaacataagtgactaaaatataatttgaagtaaacaaaaatgactatttttatagtttacccttatTTTTATActagaaattcattttaaaataaaattgttggAGATAAGTTTGCTGTATATTACCTTTTGAGTTTAACATATTTGGAAATAAAAATCATATCGAATCATATAAGGAAGTAAAAATCTTTATTTCGTATCCTTATTAAGgctagaaatgagaaaataatatttattttatctatCTATACCAActatatatttacaatttagttgaGTTGTTGTCGCACATCAATGGGGAAGTAGATTTTAGGATATAATCAACTTTTAGGGAAGTGTTCGGTCTTTGTTACTGAGCTATGGGGAATTTTGGATGGTTTGCTCTTGCTTCAGAAGCAAGGACATAATAGGTCTTCATCCAATTAGATAATTTCGAGGTAGGCAAAGTTTTTTGCAATCGTCATTTAGCTGGAGCAAATATTTTACTTGTTAGAAGAATCTGACAAAATTTATGTTATGAAGACAAGTGATTCGTGCGGTATTCTTCTAGAGAGAATAATCATGCAGTGGATGCATTAGCTAAAATGGTTTTTGCGAATGAGGACGAGTTGACCTAAATTTAACAACATAATTTAAAAAATGGACTAAAAAATGTCACATTGACAATATTAGCTTAAATTCAAGTTAAAAAATGGCATTGTAATGAACCTGAATTTAACAACATAATTTTAAAAGTGCTAACAGTtgacctaaattttgaaatttgaaaagtagatgGACTGAGTTCTTAGAAATAAAAGTACAAgcactaaatttcaaatttacaaaGAGTGTCAGACTTgtggcatattttaaccttaatattATCAAGTTTTCCTTTTTCCATATACTCTTTAAAGTATAAATCATCCTAATATTACCTATGAATGAAGTTATGAAGTATTCAACATGCAGTACGATCTAACATTATTTTTTATGCTATATTGAAGTGATGTTATTAGTATGAGAAATCTTTTTTAGAATAACAAATGTCTTCTCAATCTCATTTCGAAGCTTTATGTCTCAAATTAAAGAGTTTGCAAGTCATTTCCGGTGCTTGCGTCTGGCTTTATTATCTCAAATGGTATCATATACCATAATAtggtgcaacaaaactttttgtATTTACATAACTAGCATCTACTATATAATATTTAAGTTCATGATGTAAACAATCAGTAGCATTGATTATAAAAACTTGTATAAgtatactaaaaaaataaaaaacacttgtataaatttaatttgaaaaagaCTTATACTAGATTATAACCttttttataatatgtaaattaggttagaaataatataaattttataatatattactTTTATAAAAGGTACAATAACTTCTATAAcacttcttataaataatataatttttcatCGTAACTTTAGaatgttaatttttattaataagtatattattttaataatatataacataGACATGTAAATAAGTTATATCCTTACTTTTTTTTTGTCATAACTTTTTTCTTTTATAACACGTAAATTATTTTCTATAATATACTTTTTGACAATAACTTTAGATTTTTTTcagatttaaataattttttttgctaTAGTATTATAAAATGCACACAAACTAttgtttataataatttttaggAATTATaatataactttaaaattttgatCATAACCATCTCGAACACTTATATGAGtttatgtttataatataattttataacttaaacttgtataaaaacaattttttaaagttaaatcatgtatatatgtttggaaAGCCATAGGGTAAAAGGATTTGAGTGTAATTACCCATGTAATTATTCCAAATTTCACCTTTCTCCTAAGAATTGGAAAATGTAATTAGGGTGCTTCAATTACACCAAATTCAACGAGATCCACTAATTACAATGATTATCCAAACATGTGACTTCCGTATAATTACAAACAATTACATTCAAATTCAATTACTAGGTAGCT contains the following coding sequences:
- the LOC108456305 gene encoding probable calcium-binding protein CML44, which gives rise to MSPLSKNDLRRIFEKLDKNGDGLVSLEELNWLLERIEVQFNLEELESLVGKPCLGFEEFLFFYDSISNHNIKIEAAIDDEEEEEEIMMVHGGGDDDDDHGDSDLAKAFKVFDLNGDGFISCEELQSVLVRLGLWDEKQGKDCRNMICFYDTNLDGMIDFEEFKNMMLRTVS